One Narcine bancroftii isolate sNarBan1 chromosome 3, sNarBan1.hap1, whole genome shotgun sequence DNA window includes the following coding sequences:
- the shld3 gene encoding shieldin complex subunit 3 — translation MAKIVSHMELVVHYRPNQDCSELSKIVERLLEDFPQRRMPTITPWPPNKLQNLPLKPQKSPPIISKEEAKKLEKYLVERELKAETQNYNCTDSLLEFSTNLQRHNPVIQVTAVEFLSEIGLPCGITTKEYRSERSWSIAMHSRQRRNHTFTVSQKFQAIKEKLHLHSFQRAKWVVDQSNCSSWKLEEVWAKLNNVMKYGDLPGCNAKIHAQFGQIWIFCDVLCCEYVGNLIKQELNLVGKINLLVREHGVVYQL, via the coding sequence ATGGCCAAAATTGTTAGTCATATGGAATTAGTAGTACATTATAGACCTAATCAAGATTGTTCAGAACTATCAAAAATTGTAGAAAGATTGCTTGAAGACTTCCCTCAAAGAAGAATGCCAACAATCACACCATGGCCTCCAAACAAACTGCAAAATTTACCACTGAAGCCTCAGAAAAGTCCACCAATTATTTCAAAGGAAGaagcaaaaaaattggaaaaatatttGGTTGAGAGAGAACTCAAAGCAGAAACTCAAAATTATAATTGTACAGATAGTCTTCTGGAATTTTCCACAAATCTGCAGAGGCATAATCCAGTAATTCAAGTGACTGCAGTAGAATTCCTTTCAGAAATCGGTTTGCCATGTGGAATTACAACTAAGGAATACAGATCAGAAAGATCTTGGAGTATTGCAATGCACAGCAGGCAACGGAGAAACCACACTTTTACAGTCAGTCAAAAATTTCAGGCAATCAAGGAAAAGTTGCATCTTCATTCTTTTCAAAGGGCAAAATGGGTCGTTGATCAATCCAATTGCAGTTCTTGGAAGCTGGAGGAAGTCTGGGCAAAACTAAACAATGTTATGAAATATGGTGACCTTCCTGGTTGTAATGCTAAAATACATGCACAGTTTGGTCAGATATGGATCTTCTGTGATGTTCTATGCTGTGAATATGTTGGTAATCTGATTAAACAGGAATTAAATCTTGTGGGTAAAATCAACTTACTTGTACGGGAACACGGTGTTGTTTATCAGTTGTAg